Proteins encoded in a region of the Flammeovirga yaeyamensis genome:
- a CDS encoding DUF5916 domain-containing protein, translating into MNLHAWPTHHAPKVDGVLDDEVWKDPLNMTNLTASLNGHYLNDDESKKYYYEGHFTQNWPNNNEKSSQKTRVQVAYDDYAIYIMAQMYDTAPDSIRTNLGGRDSGSGAADSFIVSFDTYNKQQDCFEFEVTASGVQSDRIRGTSGWDGNWNEVWSSAVQKNEEGWACEIAIPYRALRMPNAKEQVWGINFGRVIRRYNETSFWNNVDAEKQGYVNQFGSLRGLYDIKPPLRLTLSPYVSNVVVGKQGSSKVANTFSGGADLKLGLGQSFTLDVSLVPDFSQVQADNEVLNLSAFEVRFGEFRNFFTQGTTIFNRWNQFYSRRIGQNHNAPSDDLLRENEEYRYKPTDAPLINSIKLTGRTEKGLGVGILNSVTNSTFGIIEDTLSGTTRTVDADPVTNFNILAIDQNLPNNSTIGVINTNVYRGEGYKNSNVTTAHTNLYDRNNRFQFRAMGALSQEFFADEVNEQGVTTENAHTVLGHRFDIAHAKVSGNWRYWLSTNVESDTYNPNDLGFNGSNNAINFRANTQWNQFKARGIYQRFWGRIGYDEDYLYNPQVFTKRRVWVDGDMLFKNFWSVYANASITPGMSYDYFDPREEGYRFKRYQSHDAGVTVSSNGSKKYSISIRASVWQRPEFNQLDDYYRYGQTYRVNDKLDLNHQISWNKQRNEKGYATTLKDENDDVESVIYGDREVKTLENNFWTSYIFNPKMFLTFRLRHYWRRVNYNHFYDLSKEGDLFPTEYDDINEDGEKEHDANYNNFNVELTYSWEFLPGSFVTAMWRNQLGHNTHNSHYNFRENIDELWKEPQVNTLSVRLMYFLDYQQVKKGLKRM; encoded by the coding sequence ATGAACCTTCATGCATGGCCTACACATCATGCCCCAAAAGTGGATGGTGTTTTGGATGATGAGGTGTGGAAGGATCCTTTAAATATGACGAATCTGACCGCTAGTTTAAATGGGCATTACTTAAACGATGACGAGTCTAAAAAATATTACTATGAAGGTCATTTTACTCAAAACTGGCCAAATAACAACGAAAAATCGTCTCAAAAAACTAGGGTGCAAGTAGCTTATGATGATTACGCTATTTACATCATGGCACAAATGTATGATACAGCCCCAGATTCTATTCGTACCAATTTAGGTGGACGTGATTCAGGATCGGGTGCTGCAGATTCTTTTATTGTTTCTTTTGATACTTATAACAAACAACAAGACTGTTTTGAGTTTGAAGTGACTGCCTCAGGAGTACAATCTGATAGAATTCGAGGTACCTCTGGTTGGGACGGCAACTGGAATGAAGTATGGTCTTCTGCTGTTCAAAAAAATGAAGAAGGATGGGCATGTGAAATTGCTATTCCTTATAGAGCTTTGAGAATGCCTAATGCTAAAGAACAAGTTTGGGGTATCAACTTTGGACGTGTCATTCGCAGATATAACGAAACTTCTTTTTGGAATAATGTTGATGCTGAAAAACAAGGTTACGTAAATCAGTTTGGCTCTTTAAGAGGATTATATGATATCAAACCTCCATTACGTTTAACGTTATCTCCTTATGTAAGTAATGTTGTAGTGGGTAAGCAAGGTTCTTCTAAAGTAGCCAATACATTTTCTGGTGGAGCCGATCTAAAATTGGGCTTGGGACAAAGCTTTACATTAGATGTTAGTTTAGTTCCTGATTTTTCTCAAGTACAAGCAGATAACGAGGTACTCAACCTTTCTGCTTTTGAAGTTCGATTCGGTGAATTCCGAAACTTCTTCACTCAAGGCACTACGATATTCAACCGTTGGAATCAATTTTACTCAAGAAGGATTGGACAAAACCATAATGCTCCTTCTGATGACCTCCTGAGAGAAAACGAAGAGTACAGATATAAACCTACAGATGCACCTTTGATCAATTCTATCAAATTAACTGGTAGAACTGAAAAAGGCCTTGGGGTTGGTATTCTTAATTCAGTTACCAATTCTACTTTTGGTATTATAGAAGATACATTATCAGGTACAACAAGAACTGTTGATGCCGATCCTGTCACCAACTTTAATATTCTGGCTATCGATCAGAACCTTCCTAATAACTCAACTATTGGTGTTATCAATACAAACGTTTATAGAGGTGAAGGATACAAAAATTCCAATGTCACAACGGCACATACGAATTTATACGATAGAAATAATCGTTTTCAATTTAGAGCTATGGGTGCTTTAAGTCAGGAATTCTTTGCTGATGAAGTGAATGAACAAGGTGTTACTACAGAAAATGCACATACAGTGTTAGGACATCGATTTGATATCGCACATGCTAAAGTTTCTGGTAATTGGAGATATTGGCTATCTACAAATGTGGAGTCAGATACATACAATCCGAATGACTTAGGCTTTAATGGATCGAACAACGCCATTAACTTCCGTGCAAATACCCAATGGAATCAGTTTAAAGCCAGAGGCATTTATCAAAGATTTTGGGGTAGAATAGGTTACGACGAAGATTATTTATACAACCCTCAAGTTTTTACAAAAAGACGTGTTTGGGTAGATGGTGATATGCTTTTCAAGAACTTTTGGAGTGTTTATGCCAACGCCTCAATTACTCCAGGTATGAGTTACGATTACTTTGATCCTAGAGAAGAAGGGTACCGTTTTAAACGTTATCAATCTCATGATGCCGGCGTGACAGTAAGTTCAAACGGTAGTAAAAAATATTCTATCAGTATTAGAGCCTCTGTATGGCAAAGACCAGAGTTTAATCAGCTTGATGATTATTACAGATATGGACAAACATATAGAGTAAATGATAAACTCGATCTGAATCATCAAATTTCTTGGAATAAGCAGAGAAATGAAAAAGGGTATGCCACTACATTAAAAGATGAAAACGATGATGTAGAATCTGTTATTTATGGCGACCGTGAAGTAAAGACTTTAGAAAATAATTTCTGGACTTCTTACATCTTCAACCCTAAAATGTTCTTGACTTTTAGATTGAGACATTACTGGAGAAGAGTAAATTATAACCACTTCTACGACTTATCGAAAGAAGGAGATTTATTCCCTACCGAATACGATGACATCAATGAAGATGGAGAAAAAGAACACGATGCCAACTACAACAACTTTAATGTTGAACTTACTTATAGCTGGGAGTTCTTGCCAGGTAGTTTCGTTACTGCGATGTGGAGAAATCAGTTAGGTCATAATACACACAACTCTCATTATAATTTCAGAGAGAACATCGACGAACTTTGGAAAGAACCTCAAGTAAATACTTTGTCAGTAAGATTAATGTATTTCTTGGATTACCAACAGGTGAAGAAAGGATTAAAGAGAATGTAA
- a CDS encoding RloB family protein has product MRNRRRDKTRALRQRVLILCEGAKTEPNYFNSLKQDASKKRYLTAVDVEVYQPKSHSPLGLVREAIIKKKRALTKGNPYETIWLVFDRDYHKHIEEVILMAGENDIRVIISNICFEIWFLLHYEDLDVNKHFLKCGNVIKHIQQNYVPRYHKNGKNYQQLKETTPLAINRARKMEEVFERGVLSHLKFHEREPYTNVYVLVEYLLDL; this is encoded by the coding sequence ATGAGGAATAGGAGAAGAGATAAAACCAGAGCATTAAGGCAAAGAGTTTTGATCCTCTGCGAGGGAGCGAAAACAGAGCCAAACTATTTTAATAGTTTAAAGCAGGATGCCTCAAAAAAACGGTATTTAACGGCTGTTGATGTAGAAGTATATCAACCAAAAAGTCATTCTCCATTAGGATTGGTGAGAGAAGCCATTATCAAAAAGAAAAGAGCACTTACCAAAGGAAATCCTTATGAAACCATATGGCTGGTTTTTGATCGAGATTACCACAAACATATCGAAGAAGTGATATTGATGGCAGGGGAAAATGATATCCGAGTGATCATATCAAATATATGTTTTGAAATATGGTTCTTGCTTCATTACGAAGACCTTGATGTCAACAAACACTTTTTAAAATGTGGGAATGTCATCAAACATATTCAACAGAATTATGTGCCGAGGTATCATAAGAACGGGAAGAACTATCAACAGTTAAAAGAGACCACACCTTTGGCTATAAATAGAGCGAGAAAAATGGAAGAAGTATTTGAAAGAGGAGTTCTCTCTCATCTAAAATTTCATGAAAGAGAACCTTATACGAACGTTTATGTTCTTGTGGAATATTTGTTGGATCTTTAG
- a CDS encoding sulfatase family protein — MKKLIIQFIVLLLPFFSVAQDKPNILVIITDQHSGKFMTQTGYPYLNTPGIDKLADHGVTFTRGYCAYPVCMASRAAMITGVMPSKSSEMTTSYESIGHKMKNNGYETAFFGKWHVASTKMKSTEEWHGFDTYKDSRRDKETQNLSVNFVKKKHNKPFFMVTSYLNPHDCCGLARKISNLKDKYHDEPVNHNVPLDQCPPLPDNFEIPKDEAEGFYVRRSPDSTDMKMYRKHPVAYWKEKEWRQYMYGYDRLVEMVDRHVYNLVNTLEKEGKLDNTIIFYTADHGDGHAAHQWNQKMTFYEESINVPFIISWKGKIKKGIIDKKTLVNSGLDLYTTICSLAEIDAEDRLGKDLSKVIDTNEMINRDYVISEMIQPGFTNEDKTPYIGRMVVSEDYKYFIFDKGENREQLFDIKNDPGELKNLSKDANYTKQLNRHRAYLREWIESSDDNFYLKLPVE; from the coding sequence ATGAAGAAATTAATAATTCAATTTATAGTATTACTGTTGCCATTTTTTTCAGTTGCTCAGGATAAACCTAATATTTTGGTGATTATCACAGATCAGCATTCTGGGAAATTTATGACACAAACAGGGTATCCATATTTAAATACTCCTGGAATTGATAAATTGGCAGATCATGGAGTAACATTTACAAGAGGATACTGTGCTTACCCAGTTTGTATGGCATCAAGAGCAGCAATGATCACTGGTGTAATGCCAAGTAAAAGTTCTGAAATGACCACATCTTATGAATCGATAGGTCATAAAATGAAAAACAATGGGTATGAGACAGCCTTTTTTGGGAAATGGCATGTAGCATCTACTAAAATGAAATCAACAGAAGAGTGGCATGGTTTCGATACTTATAAAGATTCTAGAAGAGATAAAGAAACTCAAAATTTATCGGTGAACTTTGTGAAAAAGAAACACAATAAGCCATTTTTTATGGTGACTTCTTACCTTAATCCTCACGATTGTTGTGGGTTAGCTAGGAAAATATCAAATCTAAAAGATAAATATCACGATGAACCTGTGAATCATAATGTTCCTTTAGATCAATGTCCTCCATTACCTGATAATTTTGAAATCCCTAAGGATGAAGCTGAAGGTTTTTACGTTCGACGAAGTCCAGATTCCACCGACATGAAAATGTACAGAAAACATCCTGTTGCCTATTGGAAAGAAAAAGAATGGAGACAGTATATGTATGGTTATGATCGATTAGTAGAAATGGTAGATCGTCATGTTTATAATTTAGTGAATACACTAGAAAAGGAGGGCAAGTTAGATAATACTATTATCTTCTATACAGCAGATCATGGAGACGGTCATGCCGCACATCAGTGGAATCAAAAAATGACATTTTATGAAGAATCTATTAATGTCCCTTTTATAATTTCATGGAAAGGGAAAATTAAAAAAGGAATAATAGATAAAAAGACATTGGTAAATAGTGGTTTAGATCTATATACTACTATTTGTTCATTAGCAGAAATTGATGCTGAAGATCGATTGGGAAAAGACTTATCAAAAGTGATCGATACTAATGAAATGATCAATAGAGATTATGTTATTTCAGAAATGATTCAGCCAGGTTTTACTAATGAAGATAAAACTCCTTATATAGGTAGAATGGTTGTTTCAGAAGATTATAAGTATTTCATATTTGATAAAGGGGAAAATAGAGAGCAATTATTTGATATCAAAAATGACCCTGGAGAATTGAAAAACCTATCAAAAGATGCCAATTATACTAAACAATTAAATAGACATAGGGCATACTTGAGAGAATGGATTGAATCATCTGATGATAATTTTTATCTAAAGTTACCAGTAGAGTAA
- a CDS encoding large conductance mechanosensitive channel protein MscL, giving the protein MKNLMKAIALFFALFCSIAVSAQTYNYVDDSGEKKEEDQKQLKEPTQQEVDALKQQNNNGGSLRDRMFFGGGLGLGFSNRYTRILVSPMVGFKATENFHVGMGLVYEYYRQKDFPVYGTNYETHNYGIRPFARYLIDVSNGLTIFPQVEYYGFSYERIESYDARSNTLYTERQWQDQFLIGGGVSQRLGERGAANIIALYDLSWDSDTSYYNSPWVLRIEFAF; this is encoded by the coding sequence ATGAAAAATTTAATGAAAGCAATTGCTTTATTTTTTGCATTATTTTGTTCTATTGCTGTTTCTGCTCAGACCTATAACTATGTAGACGACTCTGGAGAAAAGAAAGAGGAAGATCAAAAGCAATTGAAAGAACCCACTCAACAAGAAGTAGATGCTTTAAAACAACAAAATAATAATGGAGGATCTCTAAGAGATCGTATGTTTTTTGGTGGTGGCCTTGGATTAGGATTTTCTAACCGCTACACAAGAATCTTGGTATCACCAATGGTTGGTTTTAAAGCTACAGAAAATTTTCATGTAGGTATGGGATTAGTATATGAATATTACAGACAAAAAGACTTCCCTGTTTATGGTACTAACTATGAGACTCATAATTATGGTATTCGTCCATTTGCAAGATATTTAATTGATGTTAGTAATGGATTAACTATTTTTCCTCAGGTAGAATATTATGGCTTTAGTTATGAAAGAATAGAAAGTTACGATGCACGAAGCAATACTTTATATACTGAAAGACAATGGCAAGATCAATTCTTAATTGGTGGTGGTGTTTCTCAAAGACTAGGAGAAAGAGGAGCTGCGAACATTATTGCGTTGTATGATTTATCTTGGGACAGTGATACCTCTTATTACAATTCACCTTGGGTACTTAGAATAGAATTTGCTTTCTAA
- a CDS encoding AAA family ATPase, whose translation MLIEFSVTNFRSIKNEQVLSLLPSSRVRKHTCENRLLMHKNYPQTETLASAVVFGANASGKSNLLRALEALSVMVQEGHDSAIGEGAKAYVPFRLDRLSRELPTEFYIRFIALDGVQYEYELSRDAESITREALYSYPKQRRVKLFERTENMPVVFGKKMKGDKQSIARHVMPYQLLLAKGAQLGLQQLEAPWGFFKSHLRAYILYKSVYDDALLQGIAKHINNDETGRFLNNLTQLVNNADTGIKGIDVVQEDSEMMGLFEGRRRFQIKTIHHSEDSEDDQPILFDLKEESIGTRKLVALGGLILRVLEAGDTLAIDELDQSMHPHLTRALIKLFHNPRTNPKRAQLIFSTHDASLLNNDLFRFDQVFISERSEEGITEISSVSDVPNLKKELPLEEWYLTGKFGGTPAINPFGLDFDFNVGGDNEE comes from the coding sequence ATGTTAATCGAATTTTCTGTGACCAACTTTAGGTCAATCAAAAACGAACAAGTACTATCGCTATTACCTTCCTCAAGAGTAAGAAAACACACATGTGAGAACAGGTTGCTGATGCATAAAAATTACCCACAGACAGAAACATTAGCTTCAGCAGTTGTTTTTGGGGCAAATGCATCAGGAAAAAGTAATTTATTAAGAGCGTTAGAAGCACTATCTGTGATGGTTCAGGAAGGTCATGATAGTGCCATTGGAGAAGGAGCAAAAGCCTATGTTCCTTTCAGATTAGATCGATTATCAAGAGAACTGCCCACAGAATTTTATATCCGATTTATCGCCTTAGACGGCGTTCAATACGAATATGAACTATCTAGGGATGCCGAAAGTATCACAAGAGAAGCATTGTATTCCTATCCAAAACAAAGAAGGGTCAAATTGTTTGAGAGAACTGAAAATATGCCTGTTGTTTTTGGTAAAAAAATGAAGGGCGATAAGCAGTCGATTGCCCGTCATGTGATGCCCTATCAGTTACTATTGGCTAAAGGTGCCCAATTAGGTTTACAGCAATTAGAAGCACCTTGGGGCTTTTTTAAAAGTCATTTAAGAGCTTATATTTTATATAAATCAGTGTACGATGATGCCCTCTTGCAAGGTATTGCCAAGCATATTAATAACGACGAAACAGGAAGATTCCTCAATAATTTAACCCAATTGGTCAATAATGCTGATACCGGTATTAAAGGAATTGATGTTGTTCAGGAAGATTCGGAAATGATGGGACTATTTGAAGGTAGGAGAAGGTTTCAGATTAAAACAATACATCATTCAGAAGATTCAGAAGACGATCAACCCATATTATTTGATTTAAAAGAGGAATCCATAGGCACAAGAAAACTAGTGGCTTTAGGAGGATTAATTTTAAGAGTATTAGAAGCTGGGGACACATTGGCTATAGACGAGTTGGATCAGAGTATGCATCCTCACTTAACAAGAGCATTGATCAAGCTGTTTCATAATCCAAGAACGAATCCAAAAAGGGCTCAGTTGATTTTTTCTACCCATGATGCTTCTTTATTAAATAACGACTTATTTCGTTTTGATCAGGTTTTCATTTCAGAGAGATCAGAGGAAGGGATTACTGAAATATCATCTGTTTCTGATGTACCCAATTTAAAGAAAGAATTGCCTTTGGAGGAATGGTATTTAACCGGAAAATTTGGAGGTACGCCAGCAATTAATCCGTTTGGTTTGGATTTCGATTTTAATGTAGGAGGTGATAATGAGGAATAG
- a CDS encoding GNAT family N-acetyltransferase — translation MNVEIKEINAAQTWAIRHKVMWPNEPLSYVKIPDDDKGQHLGLFVGDQLTSVISLFMDEDKNVQFRKFATLIEEQGKGYGAMLLEKVIDIAKGRGAKLLWCNARASATILYEREGLKQTDTSFIRKGILFVRMEKKLY, via the coding sequence ATGAATGTTGAAATAAAAGAAATAAATGCGGCTCAAACTTGGGCCATTCGACATAAAGTAATGTGGCCTAATGAACCTTTGTCGTATGTGAAAATCCCTGATGATGACAAAGGACAACACTTAGGTTTATTTGTCGGTGATCAATTAACTTCAGTGATTTCTTTATTCATGGACGAAGACAAGAATGTACAGTTCAGAAAATTCGCCACATTAATAGAAGAACAAGGAAAGGGATACGGAGCAATGCTTTTAGAAAAAGTAATTGATATCGCAAAAGGTAGAGGAGCAAAACTACTTTGGTGTAATGCTCGAGCTTCGGCCACAATATTGTATGAAAGAGAAGGATTAAAACAAACAGACACTTCGTTTATTCGTAAAGGGATCTTGTTTGTGAGAATGGAAAAGAAGTTATACTAA
- a CDS encoding DUF4112 domain-containing protein — protein MIDQSKDYSNDPSYKTLKRISGIMDEAIKIPGTRFTVGADALIGFVPVVGDTVSVAISGIALFTVARNGLPYRLIMAMAFNLLIDYLIGLVPALGDVLDIFYRANRNNLKLIEGYYEKNPQAINQVNKSSTGLIVFTAFIFLILTAIIVTIGYFVKSIIWQTFGWS, from the coding sequence ATGATCGATCAATCTAAGGATTATTCTAATGATCCCTCTTACAAGACACTAAAAAGAATTAGCGGTATTATGGATGAGGCTATCAAAATACCTGGAACACGGTTTACTGTGGGTGCAGATGCACTTATTGGATTTGTTCCTGTTGTAGGTGATACGGTCTCTGTAGCCATCTCAGGAATTGCCTTATTTACCGTTGCTAGGAACGGTTTACCCTACCGTTTAATTATGGCAATGGCATTTAATTTATTGATTGATTATTTGATTGGATTAGTACCTGCATTAGGGGATGTTTTGGATATTTTTTATAGAGCAAACCGAAACAATTTGAAACTTATTGAGGGATACTATGAGAAAAATCCTCAGGCGATAAATCAAGTCAATAAAAGTTCAACAGGTTTGATCGTTTTTACCGCTTTCATCTTTTTGATATTGACGGCAATAATTGTAACGATTGGCTACTTTGTGAAAAGCATTATTTGGCAAACGTTTGGTTGGAGCTAA
- the miaB gene encoding tRNA (N6-isopentenyl adenosine(37)-C2)-methylthiotransferase MiaB, giving the protein MSDLIKDINLVGDDIDQKAVSCEVKVTEDTAKEGQRKLYIESYGCQMNFSDSEIVASVMQENNFGTTKDVEEADLVFLNTCSIREKAEQTVRKRLTVFNKIKKRKPGMIIGVLGCMAERLKTQLLEEEKMVDIVAGPDSYRDLPKLVGDVDEGDKGVNVFLSRDETYADIAPVRLNSNGITAMISIMRGCDNMCTFCVVPFTRGRERSRDPHSIVKEAQELFDQGYKEVTLLGQNVDSYKWSDEENNKARLEKKEKTDEIEEVVNFANLLEMVAQVSPDLRVRFSTSHPKDITDEVLYTMKKYENICKFIHLPVQSGNTRVLDLMNRTYTREWYINRIDKIREIFGDECGVSSDMITGFCSETEEEHQDTLSLMEYVKFDFSYMFFYSERPGTLAEKKLEDDIPLEVKKRRLQEVVTLQRQHAAERNALNVGQTQKVLIEGYSKRSNEHFQGRNSANKVIVFPKGDAQIGTYAMVKVHDCTGGTLLGELV; this is encoded by the coding sequence ATGAGCGATTTAATTAAGGATATCAATCTTGTAGGAGATGATATTGATCAAAAAGCGGTCTCTTGTGAGGTAAAAGTCACAGAAGATACGGCCAAAGAAGGTCAGCGAAAACTTTACATCGAGAGTTACGGTTGTCAAATGAACTTCTCTGATTCGGAGATTGTGGCTTCAGTAATGCAAGAGAATAACTTTGGTACCACAAAGGATGTAGAGGAAGCAGATCTTGTTTTCTTAAATACGTGTTCTATTCGTGAAAAAGCAGAACAAACGGTAAGAAAAAGACTGACGGTTTTTAATAAAATCAAGAAAAGAAAGCCGGGTATGATTATCGGTGTTCTTGGTTGTATGGCCGAACGTTTGAAAACACAGCTTTTAGAAGAAGAGAAAATGGTAGATATCGTGGCTGGACCCGATTCTTACCGTGACCTTCCAAAGTTAGTGGGCGATGTAGATGAAGGCGATAAAGGTGTCAACGTATTCTTGTCGAGAGACGAAACATACGCTGATATTGCTCCAGTACGTCTAAACTCGAATGGTATTACTGCAATGATCTCTATTATGAGAGGTTGCGACAACATGTGTACTTTCTGCGTGGTGCCATTTACTAGAGGTAGAGAACGTTCTAGAGATCCGCATTCTATTGTAAAAGAAGCACAAGAATTGTTCGATCAAGGATATAAAGAAGTAACACTGTTAGGTCAGAATGTTGATTCTTACAAATGGTCGGACGAAGAAAATAATAAAGCTCGATTAGAGAAGAAAGAGAAAACCGACGAAATAGAAGAGGTAGTGAACTTTGCCAACCTATTAGAAATGGTTGCACAAGTTTCTCCAGATCTACGTGTTCGTTTCTCGACATCTCACCCTAAGGATATTACAGATGAGGTACTTTATACAATGAAGAAGTATGAAAACATCTGTAAGTTTATTCACCTTCCGGTACAGTCGGGTAACACAAGAGTATTGGATTTGATGAACCGTACCTATACAAGAGAATGGTACATCAATAGAATCGATAAAATTAGAGAAATATTCGGCGACGAATGTGGTGTCTCTTCTGATATGATTACAGGTTTCTGTTCTGAAACAGAAGAAGAACACCAAGATACTTTATCGTTAATGGAATATGTAAAATTCGATTTCAGTTACATGTTCTTCTATTCGGAACGTCCGGGTACTTTAGCAGAGAAAAAACTAGAAGACGATATTCCATTGGAAGTGAAAAAACGTCGTCTTCAAGAAGTCGTAACATTACAACGTCAGCACGCTGCTGAGCGTAATGCACTGAATGTTGGTCAGACGCAAAAAGTATTGATCGAAGGTTATTCTAAACGTTCGAACGAACATTTCCAAGGTAGAAACTCAGCCAATAAGGTGATCGTTTTCCCTAAAGGAGATGCTCAAATTGGCACTTATGCAATGGTGAAAGTTCACGATTGTACGGGTGGTACTTTATTAGGTGAATTAGTCTAA